In Mixta intestinalis, the following are encoded in one genomic region:
- the glpX gene encoding class II fructose-bisphosphatase, whose protein sequence is MKRELAIEFSRVTEAAALAGYKWLGRGDKNLADGAAVNAMRIMLNKVDIDGQIVIGEGEIDEAPMLYIGEKVGTGNGDAVDIAVDPIEGTRMTAMGQANALAVLAVGDRGTFLHAPDMYMEKLIVGPGAKGHIDLDLPLETNLKNIAAALGKTLNELTVTILAKPRHDAVIKQMQQLGVRIFAIPDGDVAASILTCMPDSEVDVLYGIGGAPEGVVSAAVIRALDGDMQGRLLPRHEVKGESEENRRLGEQELARCQQMGINANQRLTLEMMARNDNVIFAATGITSGDLLKGITRQGNMATSETLLIRGKSRTIRRIQSIHYLDRKDTALQQWLL, encoded by the coding sequence ATGAAACGAGAACTCGCCATTGAATTTTCCCGCGTGACCGAAGCGGCAGCGCTGGCTGGCTATAAGTGGCTGGGCCGCGGTGACAAGAATCTGGCTGACGGCGCAGCGGTTAATGCCATGCGCATCATGCTGAATAAAGTGGATATCGACGGACAGATCGTTATCGGAGAAGGTGAAATTGATGAAGCACCGATGCTCTATATCGGTGAGAAAGTCGGTACCGGCAACGGCGATGCGGTAGATATCGCTGTCGATCCCATCGAGGGTACACGCATGACCGCTATGGGCCAGGCAAATGCACTGGCGGTACTGGCGGTGGGCGACAGAGGCACGTTTCTGCACGCGCCCGATATGTACATGGAGAAGCTGATTGTCGGCCCCGGTGCCAAAGGCCATATCGATCTCGACCTGCCGCTGGAAACTAACCTGAAAAACATCGCTGCGGCATTAGGCAAAACGCTTAACGAGCTGACGGTGACTATTCTGGCAAAACCGCGTCACGATGCGGTAATCAAGCAGATGCAGCAGCTGGGCGTGCGTATTTTCGCTATTCCCGATGGCGACGTTGCCGCCTCTATCCTCACCTGTATGCCCGATAGCGAAGTAGACGTGCTCTACGGCATCGGCGGCGCGCCGGAAGGCGTGGTTTCTGCGGCGGTCATCCGCGCGCTGGATGGCGATATGCAGGGACGCCTGCTGCCTCGTCATGAGGTGAAAGGCGAAAGCGAAGAAAATCGCCGCCTCGGCGAGCAGGAACTGGCACGCTGTCAGCAAATGGGCATCAACGCTAATCAGCGGCTGACGCTGGAGATGATGGCGCGCAATGACAATGTTATTTTCGCCGCCACCGGCATTACCAGCGGCGACCTGCTGAAGGGCATTACGCGTCAGGGGAATATGGCGACCAGTGAAACCCTGCTGATTCGTGGCAAATCGCGCACTATTCGCCGTATCCAGTCAATTCATTATCTGGATCGCAAGGATACGGCGTTGCAGCAGTGGCTACTGTAG
- a CDS encoding sulfate ABC transporter substrate-binding protein: MNKWSVGLAVLLASTSVLAKDIQLLNVSYDPTRELYEQYNKAFSAHYKQETGDNVVIRQSHGGSGKQATSVINGIRADVVTLALASDIDAIAARGRIDKAWVKRLPHNSAPYTSTIVFLVRKGNPKQIHDWPDLLKPGVSVITPNPKTSGGARWNYLAAWGYALDQNNGDQAKAQEFVKALFKNVEVQDSGARGATNTFVERGIGDVLIAWENEAYLAVNKLGKDQFEIVTPSESILAEPTVSVVDRVVDERDTRKVANDYLNYLYSPEGQAIAAQNYYRPRDAEVAKKYASTFTPLKLFTIDDKFGGWTAAQKTHFADGGTYDKIMQR; the protein is encoded by the coding sequence ATGAATAAGTGGAGTGTGGGCCTGGCGGTTTTACTGGCGTCAACCAGCGTACTGGCAAAAGATATCCAGCTGCTGAACGTTTCTTACGATCCGACGCGTGAGCTGTACGAGCAATATAATAAGGCGTTTAGCGCTCACTATAAGCAGGAAACAGGCGATAACGTGGTCATTCGCCAGTCGCATGGCGGCTCCGGCAAGCAGGCGACCTCGGTCATTAACGGTATCCGCGCAGATGTGGTCACGCTGGCGCTGGCTTCTGATATTGATGCTATTGCCGCTCGCGGTCGTATTGATAAAGCCTGGGTTAAGCGCCTGCCCCACAACTCCGCACCTTACACCTCTACCATTGTTTTCCTGGTACGCAAAGGCAACCCGAAGCAGATTCACGACTGGCCCGATTTGCTGAAGCCGGGCGTTTCGGTTATTACGCCGAACCCGAAAACCTCCGGCGGCGCACGCTGGAACTATCTGGCTGCCTGGGGTTATGCGCTCGATCAAAACAACGGCGATCAGGCGAAGGCGCAGGAATTCGTCAAAGCGCTGTTTAAAAACGTTGAGGTACAGGATTCTGGCGCACGCGGCGCTACCAACACCTTCGTTGAGCGCGGCATTGGCGATGTGCTGATCGCGTGGGAAAACGAAGCTTACCTGGCGGTGAATAAGCTGGGTAAAGATCAGTTTGAGATTGTGACACCAAGCGAATCTATCCTGGCGGAGCCGACGGTTTCCGTCGTCGATCGCGTGGTAGATGAGCGTGATACGCGTAAAGTTGCGAATGATTACCTGAACTACCTTTATTCGCCGGAAGGGCAGGCGATAGCTGCGCAAAACTACTATCGTCCTCGTGATGCTGAGGTTGCGAAAAAATATGCCAGCACCTTTACGCCGCTGAAGCTGTTCACCATTGACGATAAGTTTGGTGGCTGGACCGCCGCGCAAAAAACACACTTCGCTGATGGCGGCACCTACGATAAGATTATGCAGCGTTAA
- a CDS encoding DUF805 domain-containing protein: MTLQQWCFSWRGRLGRRDFWIWQIVWLLTMTALFVFAGNGLLDTQTAAFCVVCLLWPASAVLVKRLHDRNHRGYWALLLIVAWILLAGNWSVLGSGWQWALGRFAPSLILVIMLIELGVMKGSPGENRFGQVAQHVDFFHKRRA, translated from the coding sequence ATGACGCTACAGCAATGGTGTTTTTCCTGGCGCGGTCGCCTGGGGCGACGAGACTTCTGGATTTGGCAGATAGTCTGGCTGTTAACCATGACGGCGTTATTCGTCTTTGCCGGAAATGGCCTGCTCGATACACAAACGGCAGCCTTCTGCGTCGTGTGCCTGCTGTGGCCTGCCAGTGCCGTGTTGGTCAAGCGTTTGCACGATCGTAACCATCGCGGTTACTGGGCGCTGCTGCTGATCGTTGCCTGGATACTTTTGGCAGGAAACTGGAGCGTACTGGGTTCCGGCTGGCAGTGGGCGCTGGGGCGTTTCGCCCCGTCACTGATTCTGGTCATCATGCTAATTGAACTGGGCGTGATGAAAGGATCGCCAGGCGAGAACCGTTTTGGTCAGGTGGCGCAGCACGTAGACTTCTTCCACAAACGCCGCGCCTGA
- a CDS encoding tail fiber assembly protein, with translation MNFFKNFSLYIPGDKSELTEIGIRFYRDENGNDWYDIQSQFSVDTLKIACDASGLIISASFDASALAPVGLSVAEIKKDAIPDDFFNSGRWVFDGKKITAYEYTTEELKQQAESKKRQLLDDATETIAPLQDAADLDMATDEEIALLTAWKKYRVLLNRVDTSVAPDIAWPEVPQ, from the coding sequence ATGAATTTTTTTAAAAACTTTTCGCTTTATATTCCCGGTGATAAATCAGAATTAACGGAAATTGGGATTCGGTTTTATCGGGATGAAAACGGTAATGACTGGTATGATATTCAGTCGCAATTTTCTGTTGATACGTTAAAAATCGCCTGTGATGCCAGTGGATTAATTATTTCAGCATCATTTGATGCGTCGGCGCTGGCGCCTGTTGGACTATCAGTTGCTGAAATCAAAAAAGATGCCATTCCTGATGATTTTTTTAACAGCGGACGCTGGGTATTCGACGGCAAAAAAATAACTGCGTATGAATATACAACCGAGGAATTAAAGCAGCAGGCAGAGAGTAAAAAACGTCAGTTGCTGGATGACGCCACTGAGACTATCGCACCGCTTCAGGATGCCGCGGATCTTGATATGGCGACTGATGAGGAAATCGCACTGCTGACCGCTTGGAAAAAATATCGCGTACTGCTGAACCGCGTTGATACCAGCGTCGCGCCCGATATCGCCTGGCCGGAGGTGCCTCAGTAA
- the fieF gene encoding CDF family cation-efflux transporter FieF (FieF, a metal efflux transporter, is a member of the CDF (cation diffusion facilitator) family of transporters.): MIASYARLVNRAALAATVLASVLLLIKIFAWWYTGSVSLLAALVDSLVDIAASLTNLFVVRYSLQPADAKHTFGHGKAESLAALAQSMFISGSALFLFLTGLQHLARPETLHAPLVGMVVTLAALVSTLLLVAFQRWVVRKTHSQAIRADMLHYQSDVLMNGAILLALALSWYGFSRADAIFALGIGVWILFSALRMGYDAVQSLLDRALPDEERQRIVTIVTTWPGVHGAHDLRTRQSGPTRFIQVHLEIDDNLPLFQAHRIAEQVEQALLTEFPGSDVIIHQDPCSVARTEPQGFL; this comes from the coding sequence ATGATAGCTTCCTACGCACGGCTGGTTAACCGTGCTGCGCTGGCGGCGACGGTGCTGGCGTCGGTGCTGCTGCTGATTAAGATTTTTGCCTGGTGGTATACCGGCTCGGTAAGCCTGCTGGCTGCGTTGGTGGATTCGCTGGTGGATATCGCCGCTTCGCTAACTAACCTGTTCGTGGTGCGCTATTCATTACAGCCTGCGGATGCCAAGCATACTTTTGGGCACGGCAAGGCGGAGTCGCTGGCGGCGCTGGCGCAAAGTATGTTTATTTCCGGCTCCGCGCTGTTTCTGTTCCTTACCGGTCTGCAACATCTGGCGCGTCCTGAAACGTTGCATGCGCCGCTGGTTGGCATGGTAGTAACGTTAGCCGCGCTGGTTTCTACACTGCTGTTGGTGGCTTTTCAGCGCTGGGTTGTGCGCAAAACGCACAGCCAGGCGATTCGCGCCGATATGCTGCACTATCAATCTGATGTGCTAATGAACGGGGCGATTTTGCTGGCGCTGGCGTTGAGCTGGTACGGCTTCTCCCGTGCTGATGCGATCTTTGCGTTAGGTATCGGCGTATGGATTCTGTTTAGCGCGCTGCGAATGGGCTACGATGCCGTACAGTCGCTGCTCGATCGTGCTCTGCCAGATGAAGAACGACAGCGTATTGTTACTATCGTTACCACCTGGCCTGGCGTACATGGCGCGCATGATTTACGTACCCGCCAGTCAGGGCCGACCCGCTTTATTCAGGTACATCTGGAAATCGATGATAACCTGCCTCTGTTTCAGGCGCATCGTATTGCCGAACAGGTTGAACAAGCGCTGTTGACGGAGTTTCCCGGTTCTGACGTGATTATTCATCAGGATCCCTGTTCAGTGGCAAGAACCGAGCCACAGGGTTTTTTATAA
- the fpr gene encoding ferredoxin--NADP(+) reductase produces MAEWVNGKVVDVTNWTENLFSIKVNAPVAPFTAGQFAKLALEIDGERVQRAYSYVSAPDNPDLEFYLVNVPEGKLSPRLHALQPGDQIMVTKEAAGFFVLNEVPECETLWMLATGTAIGPYLSILQQGEGLTRFRHIVLVHAARYAADLSYLPMMQQLVERYQGQLRIQTVVSREEAPGSLTGRVPALIENGSLERAVGLPMDAQSSHIMLCGNPQMVRDTQQLLKDTRGMQKHLRRKPGHITSEHYW; encoded by the coding sequence ATGGCTGAATGGGTTAATGGCAAAGTGGTTGACGTCACAAACTGGACGGAAAATCTGTTCAGTATCAAAGTGAATGCGCCCGTTGCCCCTTTTACTGCCGGTCAGTTCGCTAAGCTGGCGCTGGAAATTGATGGTGAACGCGTCCAGCGCGCTTACTCCTATGTCAGCGCGCCTGATAATCCCGATTTAGAATTTTATCTAGTCAACGTGCCGGAAGGTAAGCTCAGCCCCAGACTGCATGCGCTTCAGCCGGGCGATCAAATCATGGTAACGAAAGAGGCCGCCGGATTTTTCGTACTGAACGAGGTGCCGGAATGCGAGACGCTGTGGATGCTGGCGACCGGTACGGCGATTGGCCCTTATCTCTCCATTTTACAGCAGGGTGAAGGCCTGACACGTTTCCGCCATATTGTGCTGGTTCATGCGGCTCGCTACGCCGCTGATTTAAGCTATCTGCCGATGATGCAGCAACTGGTGGAACGTTATCAGGGCCAGCTCCGCATTCAGACGGTGGTCAGCCGTGAAGAAGCGCCGGGTTCGCTAACCGGACGCGTCCCGGCGCTGATTGAAAACGGCAGCCTGGAACGCGCCGTTGGCCTGCCGATGGACGCACAGAGCAGCCATATTATGCTGTGCGGCAACCCGCAGATGGTGCGCGATACCCAGCAACTGCTGAAAGATACGCGGGGGATGCAAAAACATCTGCGTCGTAAGCCAGGTCATATCACCAGTGAGCACTACTGGTAA
- the tpiA gene encoding triose-phosphate isomerase, translated as MRHPLVMGNWKLNGSKKMVSELIDGLRKELSAVQGCGVAIAPPVMYLDQAQQALGDSQIALGAQNVDVNLSGAFTGEVSADMLKDIGARYIIIGHSERRTYHKESDEFIAKKFAVLKAAGLTPVLCIGETEAENEAGKTEEVCARQIDAVLETQGAEAFNGVVIAYEPVWAIGTGKSATPAQAQAVHKFIRDHIAKKDAKVAEQVIIQYGGSVNDKNAAELFAQPDIDGALVGGASLKADAFAVIVKAAAAAKA; from the coding sequence ATGCGACATCCGTTAGTTATGGGTAACTGGAAGCTGAACGGCAGCAAAAAAATGGTCAGCGAGCTGATCGACGGCCTGCGTAAAGAGCTAAGCGCCGTTCAGGGCTGTGGCGTCGCCATCGCCCCGCCGGTGATGTATCTGGATCAGGCACAGCAGGCGCTGGGCGATAGCCAGATCGCACTGGGCGCTCAGAACGTTGACGTGAACCTGTCCGGCGCGTTTACCGGCGAAGTTTCTGCCGACATGCTGAAAGATATCGGCGCGCGTTACATCATTATCGGCCACTCAGAACGCCGTACCTACCATAAAGAAAGCGACGAATTTATCGCGAAAAAATTCGCCGTGCTGAAAGCCGCGGGCCTGACGCCGGTTCTCTGCATCGGTGAAACCGAAGCGGAAAACGAAGCGGGTAAAACGGAAGAAGTTTGCGCACGTCAGATCGATGCCGTACTGGAAACACAGGGCGCAGAAGCCTTTAACGGCGTGGTTATCGCTTACGAACCTGTCTGGGCCATCGGCACCGGCAAATCTGCAACGCCTGCTCAGGCACAGGCGGTACATAAGTTTATCCGTGACCATATCGCTAAAAAAGATGCGAAAGTGGCTGAACAGGTCATTATCCAGTATGGCGGTTCCGTTAACGATAAAAATGCCGCTGAGCTGTTTGCCCAGCCGGACATCGACGGCGCGCTGGTTGGCGGTGCTTCACTGAAGGCTGACGCCTTCGCCGTTATCGTGAAGGCAGCTGCTGCGGCAAAAGCCTGA
- the emrD gene encoding multidrug efflux MFS transporter EmrD, with protein MKKVENGHLLLMLIVLVAVGQMAQTIYVPAMSIIAESFNVRDGVMQRVMAAYLMTYGGSQLFYGPLSDSIGRRPVILMGMCVFMVGALGALLSPSINWLVVASAVQGLGTGVGGVMARTMPRDLYSGSALRRANSLLNMGILFSPLVAPMIGALLTQMFGWHACFVFMLLLCLLVTGAMAYWLPETRPQQSEARPLFSRYRPLLRDRIFVRYLLILIGALAGIALYESSCGVLMGGALGLDAMTISILFILPIPAAFFGAWFAGRDDKSFHTLMWYAVNSCLLASVLMWLPGWFGIMNTWTLLVPASLFFFGAGMMFPLATSGAMEPYAWLAGTAGALIGGLQNLGSGLAAWLSALLPQDSQFSLGMLMCATTLLMLICWWPLSKNPEPQTV; from the coding sequence ATGAAAAAAGTAGAAAACGGACATCTGTTACTGATGCTGATTGTGTTGGTCGCGGTAGGGCAAATGGCGCAAACCATCTATGTCCCGGCGATGTCTATTATCGCGGAATCCTTTAACGTGCGTGATGGCGTGATGCAGCGCGTTATGGCTGCTTATCTGATGACTTATGGCGGATCGCAACTGTTTTATGGGCCGCTGTCGGACAGCATCGGGCGTCGCCCGGTGATTTTAATGGGGATGTGCGTCTTTATGGTCGGCGCGCTTGGGGCGCTGTTATCCCCGTCGATTAACTGGCTGGTGGTGGCCAGTGCGGTGCAGGGGCTGGGCACCGGCGTCGGGGGCGTTATGGCGCGTACTATGCCACGCGATCTCTATTCAGGGAGCGCGCTGCGCCGGGCGAACAGCCTGCTGAATATGGGCATTCTGTTTAGCCCGCTGGTAGCGCCGATGATTGGCGCGCTGTTAACGCAGATGTTTGGCTGGCACGCCTGCTTTGTGTTCATGCTACTGCTCTGTCTGCTGGTTACCGGCGCGATGGCGTACTGGCTGCCAGAAACCCGTCCACAGCAAAGCGAAGCGCGCCCGCTGTTTTCCCGCTACCGTCCGCTGCTGCGCGATCGCATCTTTGTTCGCTATTTGCTGATACTGATCGGTGCGCTGGCGGGGATTGCGCTGTATGAGTCGAGCTGCGGCGTACTGATGGGCGGGGCGCTGGGGCTGGATGCGATGACCATCAGCATTCTGTTTATCCTGCCGATTCCGGCGGCCTTTTTTGGTGCCTGGTTTGCCGGGCGTGACGATAAAAGTTTTCATACGCTGATGTGGTATGCGGTGAACAGCTGTCTTCTGGCGTCAGTGCTGATGTGGCTGCCGGGATGGTTTGGCATTATGAACACCTGGACGCTGCTGGTGCCGGCCTCACTGTTTTTCTTTGGCGCTGGCATGATGTTTCCGCTGGCGACCTCCGGCGCGATGGAACCCTACGCCTGGCTGGCGGGCACCGCCGGGGCACTGATTGGCGGGCTACAAAACCTTGGCTCTGGTCTGGCAGCCTGGCTGTCGGCGCTGCTGCCGCAGGACAGCCAGTTTAGTCTCGGCATGCTGATGTGTGCGACCACCCTGTTGATGCTGATATGCTGGTGGCCGCTCTCTAAAAACCCGGAGCCGCAGACCGTTTAA
- the pfkA gene encoding 6-phosphofructokinase, producing the protein MIKKIGVLTSGGDAPGMNAAIRGVVRSALSEGLEVCGIYDGYLGLYEDRMIDLDRYSVSDMINRGGTFLGSARFPEFRNEETRKVAIENMKKRNIDALVVIGGDGSYMGAKRLTEMGFPCIGLPGTIDNDVAGTDYTIGYFTALETVVEAIDRLRDTSSSHQRISIVEVMGRYCGDLTLAAAIAGGCEFIVLPEIPYTREELVAEIKAGIAKGKKHAIVAITEHICDIDELAKYIESETKRETRATVLGHIQRGGAPVAYDRILASRMGAYAIELLLQGYGGRCVGIQNEKMVHHDIIDAIENMKRPFKGDWLETAKKLY; encoded by the coding sequence ATGATCAAGAAAATCGGTGTACTGACAAGCGGCGGCGACGCCCCAGGGATGAACGCAGCAATTCGCGGTGTAGTGCGCTCAGCCCTGAGCGAAGGTCTGGAAGTATGTGGCATTTATGATGGCTATCTCGGCTTGTATGAAGACCGCATGATCGATCTGGACCGCTATAGCGTTTCTGACATGATTAACCGCGGCGGTACTTTCCTGGGTTCCGCGCGTTTTCCTGAGTTCCGTAACGAAGAAACGCGCAAAGTTGCTATCGAGAACATGAAAAAGCGCAATATTGATGCGCTGGTTGTTATTGGTGGTGACGGCTCTTATATGGGCGCGAAACGCCTGACCGAGATGGGCTTCCCCTGCATCGGTCTGCCGGGCACTATCGATAACGACGTTGCCGGTACCGATTACACTATTGGTTACTTTACCGCGCTGGAAACCGTGGTTGAGGCAATTGACCGCCTGCGTGACACCTCTTCTTCACATCAGCGCATCTCCATCGTGGAAGTGATGGGCCGTTACTGTGGCGATCTGACGCTGGCGGCGGCGATTGCTGGCGGTTGTGAATTCATCGTACTGCCAGAAATTCCTTATACTCGCGAAGAGCTGGTGGCAGAGATTAAGGCCGGTATCGCGAAAGGTAAAAAACACGCCATCGTTGCGATCACCGAGCATATCTGTGATATCGATGAGCTGGCTAAATATATCGAGTCAGAAACCAAACGCGAAACCCGTGCGACGGTGCTGGGCCACATCCAGCGTGGTGGTGCGCCGGTAGCCTATGACCGTATTCTGGCTTCCCGTATGGGTGCTTATGCGATTGAGCTGCTGCTACAGGGCTACGGCGGTCGCTGTGTCGGTATCCAGAATGAAAAAATGGTGCATCACGACATCATCGATGCCATTGAAAACATGAAACGTCCGTTTAAGGGCGACTGGCTGGAAACGGCGAAAAAACTTTATTAA
- a CDS encoding CDP-diacylglycerol diphosphatase yields MPVPARALKLVAVVILLILLTLTFALWRFHHNGNALWQIISQQCVSGQLQKNNPSPCERVDVAQGFVTLKDRNGPLQYLLMPIARISGIESPALLDNTTPDFLTLAWQQRSLLSIRYGAPLPDSAISLSVNSEFGRTQNQLHIHISCLRADIRQQLNQLAPRLNERWQHYPLGDRDWLIRALTAAELKQQSGFMHLAYEVPQAQREMGKYGLALTTLPDGRLALMAIKRDWLRLNRASAEALQDHQCAILQPITEQRAAQGRP; encoded by the coding sequence ATGCCTGTACCAGCCCGCGCGCTTAAATTGGTTGCGGTTGTTATTCTGTTAATTCTACTCACGCTCACTTTTGCGCTCTGGCGCTTTCACCATAACGGCAACGCGCTGTGGCAGATCATCAGCCAGCAGTGCGTTTCTGGACAGTTACAGAAGAACAATCCTTCTCCCTGTGAGCGCGTGGACGTTGCGCAGGGCTTCGTTACGCTGAAAGACCGTAATGGCCCGCTACAATATCTGCTAATGCCGATAGCGCGCATCAGCGGCATCGAAAGCCCGGCACTGCTCGATAATACGACGCCTGATTTTTTAACGCTGGCGTGGCAGCAGCGTAGCCTGTTGTCGATACGCTATGGCGCACCACTGCCTGACAGCGCGATTTCTCTGTCCGTTAATTCGGAATTTGGCCGCACGCAAAACCAGCTGCATATTCATATCTCCTGTTTACGAGCTGATATTCGTCAGCAATTAAATCAGCTGGCTCCACGGTTGAATGAACGCTGGCAGCATTATCCATTAGGCGATCGTGACTGGCTGATTCGTGCTCTGACGGCTGCGGAGCTGAAGCAGCAAAGCGGGTTTATGCATCTGGCGTATGAGGTGCCGCAGGCGCAGCGGGAAATGGGAAAATATGGTCTGGCGCTGACGACGCTGCCGGATGGCAGGCTGGCGTTAATGGCGATTAAGCGTGACTGGTTAAGGCTGAACAGGGCATCGGCGGAGGCGCTACAGGATCACCAGTGCGCGATTCTGCAACCGATAACAGAGCAACGGGCGGCGCAGGGCCGCCCGTAG
- a CDS encoding DUF1454 family protein yields MGTVARADEAAARHESLPTAPYLLPGAPTFDMTIAQFREKYNAANPSLPLSEYRAIDSRLDKSNLTRAASKISETLYASTALEPGTGKIKTLQITWLPIPGPEEQAAKNQARAYMTVLMRFFSPGRSLEECSKRLDELLSKGKGARYYAQTEGALRFVVADNGEKGLTFAVEPIKLSLSAP; encoded by the coding sequence ATGGGCACCGTAGCGCGAGCCGATGAGGCTGCGGCACGTCATGAATCGCTCCCTACCGCGCCCTATCTTCTGCCGGGCGCGCCGACGTTCGACATGACTATTGCTCAGTTTCGGGAAAAGTACAACGCGGCGAATCCATCACTACCGCTCAGCGAATACCGCGCTATCGACAGCCGTCTTGATAAAAGTAATTTAACCCGTGCCGCCAGCAAGATCAGCGAAACGCTCTACGCCTCTACCGCACTGGAGCCAGGCACCGGGAAAATAAAAACGTTACAGATTACCTGGCTGCCGATTCCCGGCCCGGAAGAGCAGGCGGCGAAGAATCAAGCGCGTGCCTATATGACGGTGCTGATGCGCTTCTTTTCGCCTGGTCGTTCGCTGGAAGAGTGCAGCAAACGGTTAGATGAATTGTTGAGCAAAGGCAAAGGTGCCCGCTATTATGCACAGACAGAGGGCGCGCTACGCTTTGTGGTGGCAGATAACGGTGAAAAGGGGCTAACTTTCGCCGTTGAACCGATTAAGCTTTCGCTATCGGCACCTTAA